The DNA sequence ACCGGATGGAACTGCTGGATGTGCATGATGACGGCGGATTGACAGACATCGAAAAGACGCCTTGCCTGCGTCTTAAACACGTTGAGATTTGGTTGAACAGTAAAAGGTGGAAAGACGCCATTTTCTGCTCGTTGAGAGGACGTCTCTGTAAAGTCTCCACCCCACACAGACCGACTGTCAATCACTTGTTTCAGGCTAAATTAAGGACAAAAAGTGATTTAGCCCCAAAAAACTACGTCCTACTGACGTCTGGTGTTTGGCGGGAAAACTAATCTTCAACTTTTTTAAGGAGCTGACGTTTCACTCTGTCATATTCTCATACTGACTCTACACTGCTTTGATTCTGAAAAACAGCACAACTGAGGCACCAGACGGACACAGGATACGTGAGGCATCATGCTCACGTAGATTAAACTATATTATTATGTATCTCTGCAGCCTATATGttggaacagaaacacagaagacCAATCAAGCCAATGGCCAATGACCCTTCATAGaaccttaaagccccagtgtgtaatttttgtaattttctggcgccatccggtggtaaagttgcaaaccgcaaccaactgagcgaccgacaggggacactttatggtggcgcaccgctgattccatgtccggtttccgtcagcgtctgaaaattcatcgtgaacgcgacgtgttctggagcgtttagttcaacaaccgtattcaacaggacgtagaaacatggagactcacacggaggtcggtccacctcatggaactatatttaactcatttatgaacacagagttatggacaatatattctaTTTCTGTGGATAAGTTCTTCtagatattacacactgtagctttaagcctCCAATACTTATGCAGGAGGCTTTAATCACCTAAACATGTCGTGTCTAATTTGAACTTTTATAACTTTACCATTTTGTGTTGAGATAATCTGCGAGTTTGAATATGACGTTTTGTTATAGTTGTGTTAAATATGTGCTGATAAAAATGCATCATAGCTCAAAATCTTCCACATTCAGTGTGAACGGACTGGGAACTGGTTCCAGTTGAACTTCGTATCAGCGTCTCCAGAGTTTCATTTCGTCCAACACGTCCAGTGTTTATCTTTACGACAGTGATTATGGTCATTCAATCATATTTGTTGAGCTTTTCTGACTTTgagaaaaagattaaaaaaagattaaggtcattattcatcattttaCAAGACGATCGGAGCGGCACTTTAAAGTGTCGAGTGCAGATTTCATGGCTCCAGACGAAGCCGTCGCTCTGAAAGAGTCGTGACATCGTGAAGGTTCTGATCTTTTTACTACTTACAGGGTTTTTGTTGCTAAGTAACATGAGGGCGAAAAAACACTGACCGACAtaattcaacacaaataaacCGAAGCAGCTCCGCAGAGTTTCATCTCTCCAACCCAGAAGTTGAGAGGAACGACATCGAATCACATCGTCCAGTCTCACGAATGAAAAGCAGGAAGTTCTTCTTTTACTGAACCGCAACGTTTTTATTGCTTAGTTGCTCAGTTGCTCAACCTCTGTTcaatttgtgtctttgtgtctgagcAGAGagattctatatattttttcccttctcccaattttcttcatgtttttgaaaataggGGAGAGAAATTTTAGATTATAGGTAAATTCGATTTCTTTTCCACagcctgtttttgtgtgagtgtgggatATATTTCGTCACGAGCAGTTAGCAGCTGCTACATTAGCCTGATTCACACTCGGCTGTCGAACACGACGATCCTGCTTTAGACGTCGTCGCCTACTTTCCTTTtcttataaatcaagtgagaagtagagtcatgttctcatagagtcgccctctgctggtcagtacacagaatacaggcttcacacacttcagcaCTAGCTTCTTCTCTGAGCTGACATGTTGAAACCGTTCCATGATCACATGCAGAGGAAAGAGACCAGAGACAAACAGTTCCCTCATCAGCTGTTACCGCaaaaggcattctgggaaacgTAGGAGGAGACTCGAGTGTAGCAGAAGTTTACCAGGCCGGAGAGAAATCTCCTGGAATGCACTGAACATCACGACGTGATGATATCGCGTTGGAGGGAAGGTAATGGGATATTTTCCATTAAGCTCCGTGGGAGCCCGACCGAAGACGTCAGGCTTCTTCTGTGTTTCTTGAAGagataatgttttatttaatgaacGTGTCTCAGAGTTTATACACAGGAGCATGTGGACTAACCTCCCGCCTGagtgtttctctgtgagtgGAAGCGACGGAGAGGGAGTGAGACATTATCGTTCCCCTGAAGACGAGGATTCCTCTGTGCTTCTATCTTCAGAGGGAAACTTCAGGCATAAATGGAGGAAGGTTTCCCACCATTAGTGACGGGCGTGTTTACACTGTATTATCTGCTTCATTCTCACTGTATCGCTGAAGTAATTGAAACCCTGATAAGAGCAGCTGTGGGGATGAACCAGGTCCCTCAGTGAAGAGAGACACGAGCATCAAGGATGAATCCTCGATCGGCGGCGTTTCAGGAATCAAACAAAGCATTGATGAGATTTATTCGTTCTGACGGGATTCAACACATCGCACGTGGATTTGTCGTGGGTCGGTTTAGACCTGCGGGTGTGAGCGAGTGGAATCTGCTGCCGACGGTTACCGACAGGCTTTTAAATCCCAACGTAAACACACCGCCGCTCCTCCAGCGCCAACCCTCATCCATCAAACCTTACAGTGAAGCGCCAACAGGCTCCAACACATCTCGGGAAGAATTACTGCGTTTCTTTGTGACTGCACATTAACGTAACCCTGACAACTTCACTGCTTCTTTTAAAGCTGGATGCCGATTCAGGATCGTCTCTCGTTGTAAAACTCATCCCTTTTGTTTCCTGCTTCCAGGAAATAGCCACAGCCTCACACTTGGGAAAGACTCATGAAACTAAGGGCCACAGTTCCAAATGGAGACGTTAAAACATGAAGCTGTGTCACAAGATCGAGATCCCAGTTCAGTGGCTGCATCCTTTGGAGGCTGCATTGGAAGACCGATTGCGGCTAAAGGGTATTATCCTAGTACCTAGTTCCTTTAAACACAGAAGACAAATTTATCCCGAAGGATCCAACAGGTGAATCCTTCTCGGGCCGACCTATCCGAGGATCCGTTGCGAGCCGGTGACGAAGCTGAGGAGCTGGTGAGCGGGTGACTGAGCTGCCGCTTCAAATAGCTGACGATGCAACGGTAAGAGTTGGTGACGAAAATCCTCGGTAGACCGTCTGATCTCGGTTCAGCCTTCCAGATCAAGACCAGATCAATCTGTCAAGTGTCGGCTCTGTTCTGAGTAGAGCCGCTGACGACTGGGAACCTGTGAACGTTCTTATGCTCCGGTTACACAGTTACAGTTTCATAGTTTGCTGACACTTTGCGACTGCAATGCTGCATATGCTGAGATGCATCCGGGTTGAACGACATCTAGAAGGATCTACAGAGCAAAAGTCTAAAAAGGAAAAGCCAGATTCAGGAACAGTCCTATTGTCCAAGGATTGACGTCGGAATGAGGTTGGTGTGATCAGATTCTCGAACCTTCTACGATGCATCTTAATGTTTGATCACCGAGATTTTCTTTCTAATCCGCCAAGAAAAagacgaacaaacaaaaacaaaatacacaaaaaacctcACATGTCGGTTTTCTGGCTTTTTTATAGTCTGAGCTCCATCGAATCTCATTCAGCTTTGACTCCGTCATCTTTCCAAAggtttctctcagcagcagatCATAAATAACTAATATATCACAGCCGGTCTTTGTAAACaccaatcagtgtgtgtgtgtgtgtgtgtgtgtgtttgactgctTTGATTTGTTCTGCAGACCCGTATGAGATTTCTGTCTTATCTCTGTTTTGCTTTCAGATTTGCAAACACACTCATAAACCATTAATACACACTCAGCAATTGTTGCCGTGTTTCCCTTGGAACCGATGACAAACATTATCGGACTCCAAAACCCACGTCAGGGCCAGAAACCATTAGCCCCCCAACCCCCGCCCCCACCGCCCCCAAGATGATGGGGGTGTCCCTCCCAGTCCGCAAGGCCGAGATACCCAGAGAGGATTGTGGAGTGTTGTTAGTTGAGTCGGCCTTAAATCGTAGGTTTCAGCTCagtctgctggtgtgtgtgtgtgtgtgtgcgtgtgcgtgtgcgtgtatgcgtgcgtgtgcgtgtgcgtgtatgcgtgcgtgtgcgtgtgcgtgtgtgtatgcgtgcgtgtgcgtgtgcgtgtgtgtatgtgtgcgtgcgtgtgtgtgtgtgtgtgtgtgtgtgtgtgcatgtgtgtgtgtgtgtatgtgtgtgtgtgtgtgtgtgtgtgtgtgtgtgtgtgcatgtgtgtgtgtgtgtatgtgtgtgtgtgtgtgtgtgtgtgtgtgtgtgtgcatgtgtgtgtgtgtgtatgtgtgcgtgtgtgtgtgtgtgtggacgtcaGAGCGAGGACTCACACACTGCACGATGCTCTTTAAATGGTTTCTGCAGCAGCCgtcaatattgtatttttattgctCCGCACATTCCCATCTAGTGGATTTTGCAACACACACGTCCGGCACAGTGTCGTTCTCGGCGCTTCTCCGTGTCGCTCCGACTTCGAGGCTCCAGGTCAACGACGATGCTCCACAACTGACCCACAGCTCAGGTCGACTCTCCTGGATGAGCCGTGAAACGTCCAGTTGTCACAGGTACAACTCCAGAATGTCCACAGGCATGTTTGTAAGAATCGCAGTGTGCGTCATGTGCGTCACTACATGTTGCCACTCAGTCTGGAGCAACAGGCGGTAGAAGCACCGTGACTCACATCCTGTTGGCTTCATATAGCTCAGGTCGGTGCAGCTGATGATGACGTAACGCCGGGCGATGTCTCATCGCTGCTGTCGTTTTTTCATCACCAGTGTTGTTGTCAGCTCCCACTGTTTCCTGTGAAGCTTTTTTAGCTCACGGCGGCTTCtagttttaaaatgaacaatacTTCCTGTCACAGTTTCACTCCCTCGTTCAGGAACAGTGCAGTTCTACTTTACTCACGAGGCTGTTTAATCCTCCTAACAGCTGAAGAACGCTCGTTTTCCGCCTCATGTATTGAGCCGGGACCTCCAGCAATTCTTCAATTTCAACCTACACCGTAATTCTGCGACTGGCTACAGCAACTCTTTACTCTATAACTGATGAGTAAATCTATACTCTATAACTGATGCAGTTGAAGCTGACTCGCGAACAAGGAGACCGCGGACGTcttgagcagaagtatttattacaagagctgattgaggagatttctggttcgtttcaCAGATCaactagtggtcagtgcatggtgtctctgAGGGCGTATTTAGCTCTCAGAATAATGGCGTCGTCAAACAGACAGAACCGGCTCCAGAGTCGCTCCACAGTAATTCTTTCTTACGAGACGTCTTCCGACTATAATCTAAACTGTGCGACTACGACGCCCAGAGACTCGACCGTGGACTGTCCCGGCCTGCCAAAGATAATGACCTCGCATAGCAAACCCAACACTCATCTTTATCTTTACAGTCgcgcagagaggagagacattCTTTATCACTTCagatacttgaaaaaaaatcaacaaagttATAATAAATTCTTGGAGGAATTTCATCCAGGATTTACAGCAGATTCTCTCAGCGACCTGAGACCAAACTCCCCTGAAAACCAGGTCTCAGTTCTCGTCCTCTCAGCCTCATCGATCGTCTAGAAGACTTGGTATTAAACTGATTTATAACATACATCAATAGGGAGGGAGATTTACGTGGAGATCACGTCTCTGGGAAACAGGACACCTGTTGTGGGGTCGGACAAGCAGGAACGATTCCCACTACACATTTGTACCCCGGTGACATCATTAGAGAgcctgatgtacagtatgttcccATAGTTACGTCAATGACACAAAACTGACATGACAGGTCTTGGGTGTCATTTTACTTTCAGTTCGGAGCTTCAAGTCCCAAATTCACGAGgtgacgggaaaaaaaacatcatttgtATCCACTTTAGAAACGTAGCTCGAGTACGGATATTAACTAAACCAAAGGGAAGCAGAGAAACCTGTTCATGTCTTCATAGGAAGGAGCTGGACACTGACGGAGACCTCGGCTCATTCAGAACCCTGCAGTTCGGCTCTGGACCAGAAGAGGAGCGGTCACACTGCGACCGTCTGCTGCCGGTTCACAGCCTCCGTCCGTCACGCTCCTCACAACCTATACACATCAGGGACGTCGCTGCGTCAAGTATTTTTTAAGGTTAGCTGAAGACGTATCTCTTCGCTCACGCCTTTAAATTGCTTCGACGTTCCTGACACGGACGATCTGCATCACTTTCAAACGTTCCATTTCACTTTGACCTTATGCAtctgatgtattttattttgatttcattggGTAAAGGCCAAGTTCCTTTATAAAGCGTCTTTAAAGGACACAGCAACTTTGTGCCAAAGTGCTTTCCAACACGATTGTGCAACAGGTTTTCATAAGATAGAgaacttaaatatatatatatatatatatatatatatatatatatatatatatatatatatatatatatatatgtggagCTCCGAGTccgagagaggaggatggagttCGACCGCAAGTCATCGAGTCAAGTGATGAGTTAACAGGTTTGTTCATCTACGTTTTATCTGCATGTTCATGTAAAATATTCTGTGCACATCGTATATCTTATtgtgaaacacatttctcatgaGTGGTGCCATTCAAAGTATAATTTTACTATTCTATCATTTCTGACATAATGATTAAGGGACTTCCCAGTGACCCacggtgtttttcttttcacaccaCTTGTTTCCTGTTTACCGTCAATGCCGAGACGCAATAaggtaaaacaggaagtgattaggattcataaataaaagggggaaggacagagagagaagtgttgGCAACTATTTTTTGGGCAATTTAAGAGAGGAATTCAGGAAACGCAACACTTTGAAACCGAACCGACACAAACGGACAATAGGAAACAGAAATAAGGAGCGGGAGTGAGACGATCAGAAAAAGCAGAATGATGAagagcttcctcctcctcatcgtcctctcACTGATCACAGGTAAGAGTCATTTACACACTAACACATGACCCTGATTCTACAGAACGATGACTTCATGTTACTGTATCTCTTCAGTGTCTCAGTCTGAGTGAAGCtcaacaaatcaaatattcatcacaaaatacaaaactcacacactcaaGCCAACAGCATCAAAACACACTCATGTTTCTCCTTAAACCAACATGTGCTCTTCTAATATTACtcatttacaaatataaacagtcgcttattaaatatgatatgaGATATTCCCCCGGTGAACAGattgtgacatgttttgtttgtgttgatgatTAACAAACTGTACCATGGAgttaaaattaaagttaaatctgttttttattcatatccTGAATATAAAAGCCActaggatttaaaaaaaaaaaagtatctacCTCTGGCGACCCCTGGTGGCAGAGGACACTACACAACACTTATCTGTAAATTAcgacaaaaaaagtaataactacaaaataataacaaataaatgaatcagaCTCAACAAATGTCGACAGGCAGGTGATTATTActgtttcatttaaacaaaGAAATCCAAGTCATACACAGTTTATGGTCACGGTTGAGCAACTAAGACAAATGTCTTTACTAAATCTATACAAAGTGAGATTCTTGGAGGTTTTCTCTGGAGTTTAACTGAACAGCTGCTGATCTGGGCCACGTTCACATGATGGTGTTTCTGTGTCGGAGCTGATGTGAcagtgaaatgttctttttgatGGACAGGCTGCgaggccagagaagaagaagtagaagaagaagaagaagaagaagaagaagacagatgCCAGGGAGGATGGGTCGAATTCACCTGCAAATATCccatagaaaaagaaaagtatcaAACCATCAAGGTCGTCTCTCCCAGTAAAGTTTCCATAGAGAGCAGTCGACAGAACGAGTGGGTCGACGACGGGAAACTTTCCCTCTACCATAACACGAGTGATCGATCTGTCAGGGTCGTCGTCAAATCACTAACAAGAAGTGATTTGGGGAAATACCGGTGTAAATTTGACCAAAGACAAACCGaaacaaatctgaaactgaaaCATGGTGAGAAAtgcttgatttgattttctacttcttcttctactttatTTCATCACACgtgctcagataatgtttctctgaggagTTCAGTACAATGATCCCGGTTTAGTCTGAACTTTAAACTTTCTCAAATGCTCGAGTTTACTTTCCATATTCTatcctcttctttttcaagTCATCTACATTCATCAGTTAGACAAATGGAAGTCAATTTCATCAAGCAAAATAATACAAGTCATGATATAATAATCCATTTTCACATCTTTTACCTGCAGCCCGCTGCCAGAATCCGAGAACTGAGTCTGCAACAGAAAAGaccacacacacgatcacatgCGACTTCTCAGGCAAGttgaagaagagagaaaagtttCTCTGCAAAGAGGAAGGTTCTGGGTGTGTGGAAATTCAGTCAACTGGGAGGTTCACACTCACAACCAGCAGGCGTCGCCTCGACGTGTCCGTCAGCAGCGTGTCGTCACAGGATGCTGGTGTCTACTGGTGTGGACTGCGATCAGAAGACAAGAATAGCAGAACTGGACTCGGACGAATACAGCTGCAGGTTCAGAGTGAGTCATTCACATCTGCAGCCTCTCAAGTTGGTTCATATACGAACACACAACTATGTTAGCAGATAGTTTTTTTCTAATGGACGTCACTAGTTATATTCACAGATTTACCCACGtcaatggtgcgttcacaccggacgcaaCGCAAATTATCACGCGAGTAGATCACGGACAGAGTCGCGTCATTGAGTCGGACGACTCCAatgttgctctcactggttgtaggtctatacAATTATGTCCAATCGAAAATGAACCAAGAGGACGCAGACTAATACGCGTTTGAGTATTAGCTGGCTACACCAGGCTACAGGCTTCGTCAGCTCTAGAATCGAAGGTCGCCTGCTACTCACGTTGTCTTGGCCGGACACGACCTGGATGACTAAGAATCTTCAGACACTGTCGAGTGAGGCTGGACGCGTTCATTCGGAGATGCTCGTCTGCTCATCGCAGCTGGCGAGGTTTCAAGTCATTTGTCCCCACTCTCCCCGGCCCCGACCTGTAGCTGCAGGGTTTCATCCACggcactgctgccacatgagtGTTTGATTGGACAATTGCATCCGTAAGCAGACGTGCAGCTGGTCCTAATAAAGCTTCATCTATTTTCAGTTCCTCCAACTGCATCAACAccgtccatccatcaatccCCTGTATCCTCTACTTCCTCCGTCCAGTCAACCACTGTGTCTGCTGGGCGTCGTGGTGATTAGTTTGGCTTCTATAACTAGATCAGCCTTGAATTCCATCACACCGGTGGTTTTGGACGGATGTTATCTGATGGCGGTTCAAACGGTGCTGACCGTCAGTCTTGTCCTTGTGGTGTTCTTCTTGCAGAGGCCACTTGGTTACCCGGTGTAATCTTTGGAGTCGTCTCAGCAGCTGTTTCggtgcttgtgtttgttctcATCTACAGACGTAAGTGATTTCTTcgacacaacatgaaacacgcACGTACACGCTTCCTCGGTCATGTCTGGAATCTGAGATCTGGCCACAATTCAGTATTACTGTCTGCAAATGTCTACACTTGTTGTACATTAGTGAAGGAACCAGGTCAGATTGATCCATGTTTTCTTCTGGTTGTTAATTTCCTTGttctcttccctttctttttttttctcatttttctctttcaggatACAAGGGTTCAAAAACCACAATAAATGAAGACGCACAGAGCgaggtacgtgtgtgtgtgtgtgtgtgtgtgtgtgtgtgttaacggTCTGTCCACACGCAGCACCCAGCGGTTGTATCAGACGACACTTTGTGAGGGTCGCTGGAGGAGGTTACAAGTAACTTTGCAGCTGTGGAGATTGATGACCGGATGCTAATTTCTGAaagatcaaaaataaatcataatcctGATGCTATGTTCACACCTGACACCAAGCGAACCTTTGTGTCGCGACTTTGGTCACATGCAGGATCATTTGCGCTTATTTGGGTTGTTTGCGTGAATAACGCAAAAAACACAACGCGTGAATATAATAgtaaacctcctctgaacaaacacgtAGACGTGAAGTGTTGAATGTAAAACAGTCAGACAGGAcacacaaagcggttgtgctaactggggctaaagctagcgtccgacttcctccctcacttcctgtcgagctcctctcttcttccccccgTCACGATACAAATAGTTGCTCGTGTCAAAAAGCTCGGGCTGCTCAGACTCAGAGACGAGAGTttcatcctccatttctgacacgacgtcaggacgtctgacgacagtgacgtcGGGAGGAACTCGACGCTAACTGGCTTTCGCGACGATGCGTCACAcgaatatttcaactcgagcgagtgaagcgaATGACACAAATTTCTCTTGAAtcacgtctttgcattgactttgtaagTGATCTCGCtagcattagcatgctaacatgctcacagcGACATGCTCGTTCTAGTGGTATAACATTTAATCCAGCTTAATTTCAacctgttagcatgctaacatagCCGGTTAACACTGAACACGATgcacagcagaggagggaggaaacctTTTCACACCTGGTGACGGCGCTAGTTGGAAAACTCGGGATCCGAGGGGACAGTGACTCATCCCCTGGTGACCATGAATCCGTTGACCAGCCTCCTTCGCTGTGGACCACGGTCAACTGACGGACACAGAGCTACGATGCTAGCGTGCTTTAAAAACTCAGCCACAATTTCAGTTTCATACAATGTTGTAAAGTGTGGTGGCGCCGCTGGACTGGGTGGtaactgaaatggaataattgatggagtggatgccgattcaggaagacggaaaccgtggatgttTTCAGCGGAAGTATTTATTAtcagagctcaatattgagaaGACTTCCGGTTCACttcacagatcaacaggttcacaatGTTCGGCGTCCCATgacagtctgcccatccccgtctctgtcgtcatctccctgcgactatgacacctcgagtgagacttcagctgctcaatgattgtttcatCTTGCCATGCATGAgatgacctcgcttggtgcctcAGAAGACTCGTCCTGAGAGTTTCTAAGGGAGGGTAGACAGTAGAGTCCAGTGGTATCTATGTTCTGAACCTTGAAACAGCTCAGAGGAGCAAAGTTATGACGTTTTTGGAGCAACCAGGATGATGTCTGTCCGTCTTTACCAACTTTAGTACGAGTTCATGCTGATTGTTGCTGTTAGAATaactcactgtgtgtttttcactcTGGAAGGATCACGGCTATGCAGAGATAGAAGAGTGCCCGCAGAAGTCGCACTCGGGAACTGGAGAGAAAACACTTTACGTCACTGCCAACTTCCCCACAAACCCCTCTGCCTTCACTCATCCGCCCGACGTCCAGTCTCAACTCGGCTCTGGTGACGTGAGTGGTGACACAAGTTACAACGTGGGGGGCCACGACCAGCGTCCCGCCTCCTCTACTGTCAATCAACCGTCCAGTTCCTCTGAAAACCCCCCTAGCTTTTCCAACGACAGTCTGCACTGAGGAAGACCAAGTCCAGTTTcttatatttcattcaaatatcTTAAGAAACAAATGCAAAGCTTGAGCTTCAGACAGCAGAAAATCACATCTGGCGTTTTTGTGCAAACCTTTCTAAAGTTCAAGATAACAGCAGCTGATAAATGTGCTGTACTGTGGTGTGGTTTAATAAGTTGTTATCCTCTGttccttttggaaaaaatatgtaaatacgAGGAAAAACTTGCTAAACTTATTGCTGAGACAGTGTTTAAAGACTGTTAGGtgtttatatattaatataaagtatttatctttATGATTTAACAAATTTCTTTGGAAACATGCTTAATGTTAATTACTGTTCAAGGAAACAAGACCCAGTGTTTGGAGGCCTGATTGTTTGGGATTTtaaatttgtctttgtgtcgATGTAGAAACAAACTTTCACTCATTTTGTTCAGAAACAATTGTTTTGTGATGGAACGTTCGTGAAATATCCCAAAAGGTTTGGACGAATCTATAGTCTACTTCGTAACTCTCTACTCTACATCACCATGATCATCCAGAGGATGGTGCTGTTGAATAtctgattcatttcattattccaCAGGCGACAGACATTTCCTGAATCACCTTTGACGTTTTCACTCTCTCTGCGAACTGAATTCTGAAAGTCACCTGTTTTATTAAACAAGACGTAACAAGCTTTCAGAAATGTGTGGAACTGTTTTCCCTACAGCTCCAGACTGAACGTGCTACTGTTTGAACATGTGTAATATATACTgtgtacacgcacacatattAATACATATCTAAATTAGGAGTTGTACAACAGCACATCTGGGATGAAGTACGTCAGTGTAAGTATGATTGTTGCTTTTTGTAGATTTCTGGGATGGCGGTTGAAATTTAAAAGTGTTTCTCCACATTTATGAGATgtttcttgatatttttttaattccctgCGGGGCCGACACGTGACAGTCAGGTCGcggttttttaataaaattgcATATAGATTTAAATGTCTGATGAACCTTGGTCGAGTTGAGCATTGCAGACTGCCTACATCAGTGGTCCATTCAAGGAATCCAAGTTCTGCAAACGCCTCATGTCTATTGATAGCAGACATTATGGTGTTaaataaagaggaagaagataagAAGGAGAAACCGCAGTCAACGCACTGAAGCCGCCGACAGAAACAGCTCCAGTGTCAGAACCACGATGAACCAAGTGAAGCGTTTCATTCTGCTCATCCTCTCGCTGGCGACAGGTAAAAGATGCAAACTGTCTCATTACTGATGTTCTGTATTAAGAAACGTAGCAggtcactgcagcagcacagtgctGAGTCATAACTCGAGGTCAGAATGCAGCAATGCTCAGTTCAATGTAGATGTTCCGCTTCGTCCGTCCAACCTGTCGTATACAGGctccaaatgaaaaatatgaatgttccTATCTGCATCCTCATGTGTCTCTCAGAGCTGAGGTTTCCAATCGCATACAAAATTCTCCCCGTTGATGAAAACCTGCCGGTGCAGACGTTCTCTTCTGGTATTCTTTCTTTAAAGTTTCCATGTTTTGAATCTGTTTTGACGATATCATGAAGGGTCTGGAAAATATTTCCTGCTgctttacagttaaaaaaaatatatgtttgagCAGCTTATCAGATATTATTGCATGTCATATTGTATTATTACAATAGACAGTGCCTTGTTGTCAAAGTGTCGGTTTGGATTCGGAGAACCATGGTTTTGCAGATGAAACTGAGAACTTATCATTTTCTGATGcatcatatttcaaataaacaacaaataacGATTCTGTCGCagatgtaaaacataaaaacagcagaaatgTAGTTTTCCGCAGCTGcaatg is a window from the Scophthalmus maximus strain ysfricsl-2021 chromosome 6, ASM2237912v1, whole genome shotgun sequence genome containing:
- the LOC118309596 gene encoding uncharacterized protein LOC118309596 isoform X1; protein product: MMKSFLLLIVLSLITGCEAREEEVEEEEEEEEEDRCQGGWVEFTCKYPIEKEKYQTIKVVSPSKVSIESSRQNEWVDDGKLSLYHNTSDRSVRVVVKSLTRSDLGKYRCKFDQRQTETNLKLKHARCQNPRTESATEKTTHTITCDFSGKLKKREKFLCKEEGSGCVEIQSTGRFTLTTSRRRLDVSVSSVSSQDAGVYWCGLRSEDKNSRTGLGRIQLQVQIPPTASTPSIHQSPVSSTSSVQSTTVSAGRREATWLPGVIFGVVSAAVSVLVFVLIYRRYKGSKTTINEDAQSEDHGYAEIEECPQKSHSGTGEKTLYVTANFPTNPSAFTHPPDVQSQLGSGDVSGDTSYNVGGHDQRPASSTVNQPSSSSENPPSFSNDSLH
- the LOC118309596 gene encoding polymeric immunoglobulin receptor isoform X2 translates to MMKSFLLLIVLSLITGCEAREEEVEEEEEEEEEDRCQGGWVEFTCKYPIEKEKYQTIKVVSPSKVSIESSRQNEWVDDGKLSLYHNTSDRSVRVVVKSLTRSDLGKYRCKFDQRQTETNLKLKHARCQNPRTESATEKTTHTITCDFSGKLKKREKFLCKEEGSGCVEIQSTGRFTLTTSRRRLDVSVSSVSSQDAGVYWCGLRSEDKNSRTGLGRIQLQVQKATWLPGVIFGVVSAAVSVLVFVLIYRRYKGSKTTINEDAQSEDHGYAEIEECPQKSHSGTGEKTLYVTANFPTNPSAFTHPPDVQSQLGSGDVSGDTSYNVGGHDQRPASSTVNQPSSSSENPPSFSNDSLH